A window of the Miscanthus floridulus cultivar M001 chromosome 14, ASM1932011v1, whole genome shotgun sequence genome harbors these coding sequences:
- the LOC136503887 gene encoding uncharacterized protein, with the protein MAPDSGARVVLISLDGSRLRYVICLHFLSSNNAMEYKALINRLRIAIELGAMRLYVRGDSKLVVDQVMKESSCKSPLMVAYCQEARKLKDKFQGIEHHHVA; encoded by the coding sequence atggcacccgactcgggggctagagtggttctgatctccctagatgggagcaggctccgctatgTGATCTGCCTCCATTTTTTGTCTTCAAACAATGCCATGGAATATAAGGCCCTTATCAACagactgcgcatcgccatcgagctcggcgctatgcGGCTCTATGTCCGCGGCGACTCAaagttggtcgtcgaccaagtcatgaaggagtcctcttgcaaaagccccctcatggtagcatactgccaggaggcgcgcaagctcaaggacaaattccaagGGATCGAACATCATCATGTCGCCTGA